Proteins from a single region of Rana temporaria chromosome 5, aRanTem1.1, whole genome shotgun sequence:
- the LOC120941104 gene encoding uncharacterized protein LOC120941104, which produces MGKSQKKTEKVTDETKETEEMMRKNPAPATSSEVPENVSASTSTSIPAGASQPRPAKPKFPADGLPTLEPWMKQTVVLQLKEVNGRVPDMTSEIFGKKMILEQGFSKAETLSVQSFARGIFYITFGSFQVCRRYWEMVKTSGPESPFRKFVANCPITQDEKWVTVAMRNPHTQSRDITTYLQRFCTVVKDPVRILDVNGFWIGKWSVLCKLRKDRSGDLQHLQACFSLGSSAGHLFYSGIPYNCNRCGRPGHMGKECTELACKICRVTGHETKDCPRPKACNLCGLPEHTFRHCPQRTRTYAGALIQGKPASSSGKKPTESKPKEPRKATELFAQSIRRNPEIRGITAPGPERREVKCSLYMDDVTVFCADQRSIDTLVQTCEDFGQASGAKVNCGKSEVMLFGKWFLPSSAPIPFSLKADFIKILGVWFGAEGAALKSWEERLAKMRQKFGLWSNRVLTIEGKTLVLRSEILPVLQYLAQAWPPPGQHLQGHHQGGVSLHLGLQNGQSKADCYVQGTSQGRTLVDRTVDSGGNSMSRFFLLPLWRSLGWDKWDSSVPYNWDPPWYYLDTFKFIKELGLHGVKPDLWKPKTIYKLIRASDILESIPGLPSATCKVVWRNVSSKRLINRHKDQAWMAIQGGLLLRTFLHARHLGRYTHCPFCIIQEETSHHVFWECCCVALRTLYGMPETAAFTTGRGCPSRTVAD; this is translated from the exons CAGCCACTTCCTCCGAGGTCCCCGAGAATGTCTCCGCCTCAACCTCCACCTCCATCCCGGCCGGCGCCAGCCAACCGAGACCAGCGAAGCCGAAATTTCCTGCAGACGGGCTGCCAACCTTGGAGCCCTGGATGAAGCAGACGgtcgtgctgcagctgaaagagGTGAACGGAAGAGTCCCTGACATGACCTCGGAGATCTTCGGAAAGAAGATGATCCTGGAGCAGGGCTTCAGCAAAGCGGAGACGCTTTCGGTGCAGTCCTTCGCAAGAGGGATCTTCTACATCACTTTCGGGTCTTTCCAAGTCTGCAGACGATACTGGGAGATGGTGAAGACCAGTGGCCCTGAATCCCCTTTTCGGAAGTTCGTTGCGAACTGCCCTATAACACAGGACGAGAAGTGGGTGACGGTGGCCATGCGGAATCCCCATACCCAAAGCAGAGACATAACCACCTACCTACAGAGGTTTTGCACCGTGGTAAAGGACCCAGTCCGAATCCTTGATGTCAACGGCTTCTGGATTGGGAAGTGGTCTGTGCTATGCAAGCTCAGGAAAGACCGTTCGGGGGACTTACAGCACCTGCAGGCGTGCTTCTCGCTAGGATCATCTGCAGGACACCTTTTCTACTCCGGGATACCCTACAACTGCAACAGATGTGGCCGTCCCGGACACATGGGAAAGGAGTGTACAGAACTTGCTTGCAAGATCTGTCGGGTTACAGGCCACGAGACCAAGGACTGTCCTAGGCCCAAAGCCTGCAACCTCTGCGGATTGCCAGAGCACACCTTCAGGCACTGCCCCCAAAGGACCCGGACCTATGCTGGAGCCCTGATCCAGGGTAAACCAGCCTCCAGCTCTGGGAAGAAGCCGACCGAAAGCAAACCAAAAGAGCCTCGGAAGGCCACAG AGCTATTCGCCCAAAGCATCAGACGGAACCCAGAGATCAGAGGGATTACCGCACCAGGACCGGAAAGACGGGAGGTCAAGTGCTCGCTCTACATGGATGACGTGACGGTGTTCTGTGCCGACCAGCGCTCCATCGACACACTCGTCCAGACGTGCGAGGACTTCGGCCAAGCTTCGGGGGCAAAGGTCAACTGCGGGAAGTCGGAAGTCATGCTCTTCGGAAAGTGGTTCCTGCCTTCTTCTGCACCCATACCGTTCAGCCTCAAAGCGGATTTCATCAAAATTCTTGGAGTCTGGTTTGGAGCGGAGGGCGCAGCCCTGAAGTCCTGGGAGGAAAGACTGGCTAAGATGAGACAGAAGTTTGGACTTTGGAGCAACAGAGTACTTACCATCGAAGGGAAAACACTGGTACTCCGCAGCGAGATTCTCCCTGTGTTGCAGTACCTCGCCCAGGCCTGGCCCCCCCCAGGACAACACCTGCAAGGCCATCACCAGGGCGGTGTTTCACTTCATCTGGGGCTCCAAAATGGACAGAGTAAAGCGGACTGTTATGTTCAAGGAACCTCTCAAGGGCG GACTTTGGTTGACAGAACTGTGGACTCTGGCGGTAACTCCATGTCCCGTTTTttcctcctgcctctttggaggtcTCTTGGATGGGACAAATGGGACAGTTCCGTCCCCTACAACTGGGACCCTCCATGGTATTACTTGGATACTTTCAAGTTCATCAAGGAGCTGGGGCTGCATGGAGTTAAGCCTGACTTGTGGAAGCCAAAAACTATCTACAAGTTGATCAGAGCATCGGACATCTTGGAGTCGATTCCAGGCCTCCCTTCAGCCACTTGCAAAGTGGTTTGGAGGAATGTTTCTTCAAAGAGACTCATCAACAGGCACAAAGATCAGGCATGGATGGCAATCCAAGGGGGATTGCTACTCAGGACATTCTTGCATGCCAGACACCTGGGCAGATACACGCACTGCCCCTTTTGCATTATCCAGGAGGAAACATCTCAtcatgttttctgggagtgcTGCTGTGTTGCTTTAAGGACGCTTTATGGTATGCCAGAAACCGCCGCGTTCACCACCGGCAGAGGATGTCCATCGAGGACTGTCGCAGACTGA